The Pseudomonadota bacterium DNA segment GACCAGGGAGACGGGCACCACCGAGACGGCGCCGTACATGGTCTGGTAGGCCGGGAAGGCGGCCACGTACCAGGCGAACACCTTGCGCAGCAGGGTGAAGGCGACGGCGGCGAAGGCCCCGCCCCAGAGCGCCGCCTCCAGGCTGACCGGCCGGTTGGGGATGACGATGTAGGCCCCCGTCAGCATCACCACCAGGATGGCCACCGGGGCCAGCCCGGCGAGCTTGCCGAGGGGGCCGGCGAGGACGTCCACGCCCATGAACTCGGTGGCGGCGAAGAAGTAGGTGGTCAGCGAGACGCTGGCGCCGAACAGCAGCGGTCCGAGCGTGATGAGGGCCCAGAACACCAGCAGCCGGGGCGCCAGGGGGCGCGGCCGGGAGGCCCGGAAGATGGCGTTCATGTCCGCCTCGATGGTGCCCAGCAGCAGGATGGCGGTGAGCGCCAGGCCGACGATGCCGAAGGTGGAGAGGGTCGACGTATTGGCGACGAAGGTGTCGAGATGGCCGCGCACGGCCGAGGCCGATTCGGGCAGGACGTTGGCGAACAGCATGTTCTGCGCCTGCTCGCGCACCCCCTCGAAGGCCGGGAAGGCGGCCAGCATGGCGAAGGCGATGGCGGTCAGCGGCACGATGGCCAGGAGCGAGGTGTAGCTCAGCCCCGCCGCCATGCGCAGGCAGCGGCCCTCGGTGAAGCGCCGGAACACGTAGGCGGCGAGCCCCAGCACCTGAGCCCAACGATCGGCGGCCCGGCCGGCCGGCGGCCGCTCCTCCGGCGGGCGGTCTTCCGGGCCGTCGTCCAGGTCGTCATCGTCCAGGTCGTCATCGTTGCGGTCGGTGGCCATGTCGCCCTTTCGGTGCTCGTCCGGGCGGCGCGCCCGGATTGACGCGGGTGTGGCCGTATTATATGGCAGTCGCCGCCGGTTGCGAGCGTCCGAGTGCCGCGCTTGGCCTTTTCGCCATCAACCGTGTACCATCCGCCGACCGCCGTCCGGCGCGGACACCGAGGGTAGAATGAACGAGCAATCACCACTGATGGCCGGCAAGCGCGGCCTGGTCATGGGGGTCGCCAACGACCGCTCCATCGCCTGGGGCATTGCCCGCATGGCCCACGCGCAAGGGGCCGAGCTCGCCTTCACCTACCAGGGCGAGGCGCTGGAGAAGCGGGTGCGGCCGCTCGCCCAGTCGCTCGACTCCGACATGGTGCTGCCCTGCGACGTGGCCAGCGACGACAGCATCGAGACGGTCTTCGCGGCGGTCGAGGAGCGCTGGGGCGGCCTCGACTTCCTGGTCCACGCCATCGCCTATGCCGACAAGGAAGAGCTGAAGGGCAAGTACCTCAACACCA contains these protein-coding regions:
- a CDS encoding YihY family inner membrane protein; this translates as MATDRNDDDLDDDDLDDGPEDRPPEERPPAGRAADRWAQVLGLAAYVFRRFTEGRCLRMAAGLSYTSLLAIVPLTAIAFAMLAAFPAFEGVREQAQNMLFANVLPESASAVRGHLDTFVANTSTLSTFGIVGLALTAILLLGTIEADMNAIFRASRPRPLAPRLLVFWALITLGPLLFGASVSLTTYFFAATEFMGVDVLAGPLGKLAGLAPVAILVVMLTGAYIVIPNRPVSLEAALWGGAFAAVAFTLLRKVFAWYVAAFPAYQTMYGAVSVVPVSLV
- a CDS encoding SDR family oxidoreductase; amino-acid sequence: MNEQSPLMAGKRGLVMGVANDRSIAWGIARMAHAQGAELAFTYQGEALEKRVRPLAQSLDSDMVLPCDVASDDSIETVFAAVEERWGGLDFLVHAIAYADKEELKGKYLNTSRDNFVRSLDISCYSFTAVAQRAVPLMREGGSLLTLTYYGAERVMPHYNVMGVAKAAREASVRYLASDLGQDRSRVNAIS